From Phragmites australis chromosome 5, lpPhrAust1.1, whole genome shotgun sequence, a single genomic window includes:
- the LOC133918940 gene encoding U-box domain-containing protein 9-like — MAKPTPVAKAEETAALRRRLRRLVAAVAAGSADAEAFDETAEALAALRDAELGHRKDRAGGGAVGGRSAASETVVPEQFLCPISSEIMRDPVVLASGQTYDRRFIQEWLSAGNRTCPQTQQVLSYTILIPNHLVRSMISQWCTENGMTLPQVEHQEDLVTNNERKTFSKIFDRIKSPSDLCEQRKAIKDLRLLTKCNSSLRAAIGEKPDSISQMISVVSNTELENNAEVLEDMVTTILNLSIHESNKKIIGDDPLAIPFLIRALQSGTMEACSNAAAAIFSLSALNNNKAKIGELGAMRPLVDLLEHGNMIAKKDAASAIFNLCMLHENKSRATKSGVIDVTLKAIGDESLVDESLAILALLSSDHETVEEIGETGGVASMLCVIKEDQCKRNKENAVAVLFSICMYDRTKLREVTEDENLNGSLAWLAQNGTSRARRKAAGILDKMKRTMHNTHYSC; from the exons ATGGCGAAGCCGACGCCGGTGGCCAAGGCGGAGGAGACGGCGGCGCTGCGGCGCCGGCTGCGGCGGCTAGTGGCCGCGGTCGCCGCTGGGAGCGCGGACGCGGAGGCCTTCGACGAGACGGCGGAGGCACTGGCCGCGCTCAGGGACGCCGAGCTCGGCCACCGCAAGGatcgcgccggcggcggcgcggttgGAGGGAGGAGTGCCGCCTCGGAGACCGTTGTGCCGGAGCAGTTTTTGTGCCCGATCTCCTCGGAGATCATGAGGGATCCCGTCGTCCTCGCGTCCGGCCAG ACGTATGATCGTCGCTTCATTCAAGAATGGTTAAGTGCTGGAAACCGGACATGTCCACAGACTCAGCAAGTCCTTTCATATACAATTCTCATCCCGAACCACCTTGTTAGAAGCATGATCTCACAGTGGTGCACTGAGAATGGGATGACTCTGCCACAAGTTGAGCACCAAGAAGATCTGGTCACGAACAATGAACGGAAGACATTCAGTAAAATATTTGACAGGATTAAATCTCCATCAGACCTATGTGAGCAGAGGAAAGCTATTAAAGATCTCAGGCTGCTGACTAAGTGCAACAGCTCATTACGAGCAGCCATTGGAGAGAAACCGGATTCAATCTCACAAATGATTTCTGTTGTATCCAACACAGAGCTAGAGAACAATGCAGAAGTTCTGGAAGATATGGTGACAACAATTCTTAATCTTTCGATTCATGAGAGCAACAAGAAGATCATTGGAGATGACCCATTAGCAATCCCGTTCCTAATAAGGGCCTTACAGTCAGGAACCATGGAGGCCTGCAGCAACGCAGCAGCTGCCATCTTCAGTTTGTCTGCTCTTAACAACAACAAGGCGAAGATTGGTGAACTAGGCGCAATGAGACCTCTGGTGGATCTCCTCGAACATGGCAACATGATAGCAAAGAAAGACGCGGCGTCAGCTATCTTCAATCTCTGCATGCTGCACGAGAACAAGTCAAGAGCCACCAAAAGCGGAGTCATTGACGTGACGCTGAAGGCCATCGGCGACGAGTCGCTCGTTGACGAATCCTTGGCCATCCTTGCTCTGCTGTCGAGCGATCACGAGACGGTGGAGGAGATCGGCGAGACTGGCGGCGTGGCCTCCATGCTCTGCGTCATAAAGGAGGACCAGTGCAAGCGCAACAAGGAGAATGCGGTAGCGGTCCTCTTCTCGATCTGCATGTACGACCGCACGAAGCTGCGGGAGGTCACGGAGGACGAGAACCTGAATGGCTCCCTGGCCTGGCTCGCGCAGAACGGCACCTCGAGGGCGAGGCGGAAGGCCGCCGGGATCCTCGACAAGATGAAGAGGACCATGCACAACACGCATTACTCCTGCTAG